A segment of the Streptomyces sp. Tu 2975 genome:
ACCGCCCTCGGGTCTTCGTCCTCCGCACCGCTCTTCCGCACCCTGGCCATGCCGCTCGGGCGGATGCTCTCAGGTCGTGGCGTGGCTGTCGGATCAGTCCGGACAAGTGCACTTCCTGCCGCCGCACTCTGGACGATGCACGTCCCAGCACGGACGCTGTCATCCCTTCCCAGCATGCCCCCCGCACAGAAAGACCAGGGACCGACCTCGTAAGGCCGGTCCCTTTCTGACCTGCATGTCGGCCAAATCGCCGACGTGGCGACAAGGCGTCCGCTACACGTTGAAGCGGAACTCCACCACGTCGCCGTCCTGCATCACGTAGTCCTTGCCCTCCATGCGCGCCTTGCCCTTCGCGCGGGCCTCGGCGACCGAGCCGGTCTGGACCAGGTCGGCGAAGGAGATGACCTCGGCCTTGATGAAGCCCTTCTGGAAGTCGGTGTGGATCACACCGGCCGCCTCGGGGCCGTGGCGCCCTTCTTGATGGTCCAGGCGCGGGTCTCCTTGGGGCCTGCCGTGAGGTAGGTCTGAAGGCCCAGGGTGTCGAAGCCGACCCGGCCGAGGGTCGCGAGGCCCGGCTCGTCCTGGCCCATGGACTGGAGGAGCTCGAGCGCCTCGTCGTCGTCCAGCTCGATCAGCTCGGACTCGATCTTCGCGTTGAGGAAGATCGCCTCCGCCGGGGCGACCAGGGCGCGCTGCTCGTTCTTGAAGTCCTCGTCGACGAGCTCGTCCTCGTCGACGTTGAAGACGTAGAGGAAGGGCTTGGTGGTCAGCAGGTGCAGCTCGTGGAGCAGGTCGCCCTGCTCGGTGCCCTTGGTGATGCCCGCGGAGAACAGCGTCTGACCGGACTCGAGGATCTTCTGCGCGGACTCGACCGCCGCGAGGACGGCGACCTTGTCCTTCTGGAGGCGGGCCTCCTTCGTCAGGCGCGGGACCGCCTTCTCCACCGACTGGAGGTCCGCGAGGATCAGCTCGGTGTTGATCGTCTCGATGTCGTCCTTCGGCGAGACCTTGCCGTCGACGTGCACGACGTTCTCGTCCTTGAAGGCGCGGATGACCTGGCAGATCGCGTCCGACTCGCGGATGTTCGCCAGGAACTTGTTGCCCAGGCCCTCGCCCTCGCTGGCGCCGCGCACGATGCCCGCGATGTCGACGAAGTCGACCGTGGCGGGGAGGACGCGCTGCGAGCCGAAGATCTCCGCGAGGACGGGGAGGCGGGAGTCGGGGACGCCGACGACGCCCACGTTCGGCTCGATGGTGGCGAACGGGTAGTTGGCCGCCAGCACGTCGTTCTTGGTCAGGGCGTTGAACAGGGTCGACTTGCCGACATTCGGCAGACCGACGATTCCGATCGTGAGCGACACGTTGGCGACTTCCTGACGTGGAGGGTGATGACTGGCGGGGCCTTGCGGCCCGCGGTGGGTGGGGCCGATCCACCAGTTTACGGGCGCGGCGGAGGGACCTGCGACGGCCCGCTGCGGCCGTCGCGGGCCCGCCCGGAGTCGAACGCAGCCCCAAGGTCGTCCAAAGGGCGTGTCTAGTGACGGTTTCGTGCCTCTTGGCGACCTAGTTTGTGCGGGTGGAGCAGCACAGGACAGGTCGCAACCAGCCGCGGCAGCAGCCGCCGGCTCCCCTCCCGGCACCGGGCACGCTCGCCGACGCCACCGTGTATCCGGTGCCGGCCCGCCCGCCGCGCCCGGTCCCTCCTCTGGTGCTCGCGCTGCGCCGGCTGCCGAACCCCCGGCTGACCGGTCTCGGCGCGGGGCTGTTCGCCGCCGCCACGATGCTGGCCCTCGGCGCTCTCGACGAGTTGCTGTTCGACGGTTCCGCGATTTTCTACGGGCTGATGTTCCTGCCCGTGAGCGCGCTCACCGCGCTGTGGGTGCGGGAGGCCGACCTGGTCAGCGCGCCGATCATCGTGCCGATCGCGTTCACTGTCGGGATCGTGCCGCTCTCCGGCGGCAGCGGCGGGTTCGGCGGGCAGACGATGGCCGTGGTGACGGCGCTCGCCGTGCACGCGGGATGGCTGTACGGCGGAACGCTGGTCGCCGGGGTGATCACCTGCGTACGGAAGGTGCGGACGATGACGCGGCGGCACCGCCGCGGGCGCGGGCCGCAGGGCCCCGGCCGCCGCGGCTGAGGCGCGACCGGGGCAGGGGCCCGCCACCGCGGCCCTCGCCACGGCCGGGCCCCGGTACGGCTCACCGGCCGGCGGCCGCCATCGCCGCGCCCACGATCCCCGCGTTGTTCTGCAGTTCCGCCGGGACGATCTCCGCGCGCACGCCCTCGATCAGGGGCAGGAACTTGTCCGCCTTGCGGCTCACCCCGCCGCCGACGATGAACAGCTCCGGCGAGAACAGCATCTCCACGTGCGCCAGGTACTTCTGCACCCGCCGCGCCCAGTGCTGCCAGGTGAGGTCGGCGTCCTCCTTGGCCTTCGTCGAGGCGCGCTTCTCCGCGTCGTGGCCGCCCAGTTCGAGGTGGCCGAGCTCGGTGTTCGGGACCAGCCGGCCGTCGACGAAGAGCGCGCTGCCGATGCCGGTGCCGAACGTGAGCATGATGACGGTGCCTTTACGTCCGCGCCCGGCCCCGAAGGTCATCTCCGCCACACCGGCCGCGTCCGCGTCGTTCAGGATCGTGACGGGCAGACCGCCGAGGCGGCCGCTGAGGAGCGATGCCGCGTCCTGGTCGATCCAGCCCTTGTTCACGTTGGCCGCGGTGCGCGTGACACCGCTGGTGACCACGCCGGGGAAGGTGATGCCGACCGGGCCGGTCCAGCCGAAGTGGCCGACCACCTCCGCGACGCCGTCGGCGACGGCGTCCGGCGTCGACGGCTGCGGTGTCAGGACCTTGTGGCGCTCCTGCGCCAGATCGCCGCGGTCCAGGTCCACGGGAGCGCCCTTGATCCCGGACCCGCCGATGTCAACTCCGAAGACGTTCATGGACACAACGTTAAGGGGCCGAGCTGAGCGTCACTGCCCGGACGGATCGGCCGACATCGCGGCGGCCTCCGCGCGCAGGTCCCTGCGGAGCTCCTTCGGCAGCGAGAAGGTGATCGACTCCTCGGCGGCCTTCACGATCTCGACGTCCTCGAAGCCTCGCTGCGACAGCCACTCCAGCACGCCCTCGACCAGCACCTCCGGCACGGACGCGCCCGAGGTGACACCGACCGTGGAGACACCGTCCAGCCAGGCCTCCTCGATCTCGTCGGCGAAGTCGACCAGGTGGGCGCCGCGGGCGCCGGCGCCCAGGGCGACCTCGACGAGGCGGACCGAGTTCGACGAGTTCTTCGAGCCGACGACGATGACCAGGTCGGCCTCCGCGCCCATCTGCTTGACGGCGATCTGACGGTTCTGCGTGGCGTAGCAGATGTCGTCGCTGGGCGGCGAGATCAGGCCGGGGAACTTGGTCTTCAGGGCGCCGACCGTCTCCATCGTCTCGTCGACGGAGAGGGTGGTCTGGGACAGCCAGACGACCTTGTCGGGGTTGCGGACCTCGACGTTCGCCACGTCTTCGGGGCCGTCGACCAGGGTGATGTGGTCGGGCGCCTCGCCGGAGGTGCCGATGACCTCTTCGTGGCCCTCGTGGCCGATCAGGAGGATGTCGTAGTCCTCCTGGGCGAACCGCACGGCCTCCTTGTGGACCTTGGTGACCAGCGGGCACGTCGCGTCGATCGTCGCGAGCCTCCGCTCCGCCGCCTCCTCGTGGACGGTGGGGGCCACTCCGTGCGCCGAGAACATCACGATGGATCCCTCGGGGACCTCCGCCGTCTCGTCGACGAAGATCGCGCCCTTCTTCTCGAGTGTCTGCACGACGTACTTGTTGTGGACGATCTCGTGGCGGACGTAGATGGGCGACCCGTACTGCTCCAGGGCCTTCTCCACGGCGATCACGGCACGGTCCACACCTGCGCAGTAGCCGCGGGGAGCGGCGAGGAGGACGCGTCGGGCAGGAGGCGTAGCAGTCATGTGCCCCATCGTAAGGGCCACGCCGATGAGGGGTTTGATCGGACACCGGCAGCAGACTGGCGGTACTCCGAGCGAGAGAGGACCCCGTGCGACGAGCCACCACCCAGGAGACCGGCCCCGGGGAGGTGCCCGGTGGAGGCGAGCTGCGGCGCACCCTGGGCTTCCGTGACCTGGTCGTCTACGGGCTCCTGTTCATCGCGCCCATGGCGCCCGTCGGCGTGTTCGGCACCCTCGACGCCAAGTCGGGCGGCGCCGTCGCCCTCGTCTACGTCGTCGCCACCGTCGCCATGGCTTTCACCGCGATGAGCTACGCGCAGATGGTGCGGGTCGCGCCGCAGGCCGGCTCGGTGTTCACCTACGCCCGCAAGGGCCTCGGCGAGGGGGCCGGCTTCGTCGCCGGGTGGATGGCGATGCTCGACTACCTGCTGATCCCGGCGGTCGCCTATCTGTTCTCCGGCATCGCGATGGAGGCGCTGGTGCCGCAGATCGACCGGTGGGTGTGGACGGCGATCGCCGTCGTCGTGACGACGCTGCTGAACCTGTGGGGTGTCCGGACGGCCGCCAGGGTCGGCTTCGCGGTGCTCGCGGCGGAGATCCTGGTGCTGCTCGTCTTCGTGGTGTCCGCGGTCACGGTGCTCGCCCGGGACGGGGCGCAGCGCGGCTGGCTGACGCCGCTGACCGGTGACAGCGGGTTCTCCGCGGCGGCGGTGCTCGGGGCGGTGTCGGTGGCGGTCCTGTCGTTCCTCGGCTTCGACGCGATCGCGTCGTTCGCCGAGGAGGTGACCGGAGGCTCCCGGCAGGTGGCGCGGGCGGTGCTGTTCTGCCTGGCGCTCGCGGGGGTGCTGTTCGTCGTCCAGACGTATCTGGTGGCGCTGCTCGAACCGGTGCCCTCCACGCAGCTGGCCGCGGAACCCGCCCGGCAGGGGTCGGCCTTCTACGACGCGGTGGACGCGTCGGTGGGCACCTGGCTGCACGACCTGGTGGCGGTGAGCAAGGCGGTCGGGGCCGCGTTCGCGGCGCTCGCCGGGCAGGCGGCGGCCGGTCGGCTGCTGTTCGCGATGGCGCGCGAGCGGCGTCTCCCGCGGATGCTGGCGCGTACGGACTCGGGTGTGCCGCGGCTCGCGCTGCTGGTCGCCGCGACGGTGACGATGGTCGCGGCGGTGTGGGCGGCGCGGCGGGCCGACGGCCTGGACCACCTGGTGTCGGTGGTGGACGTCGGCGCGCTCACCGCGTTCGTGCTGCTGCACGCGAGCGTCGTGGGCTGGTTCGTGGTCCGGCGGCAGGACGGCCCTCCGGACCGGCTGCGGCATCTGGTGGTGCCGGTGCTGGGCGCGGGCGTGCTGATCGCGGTGATCGTGGAGGCGGCGAGGTCGGCGCAGGTGGTGGGCGCCGTGTGGCTGGGGATCGGGCTGATCGTGTCGGCGGTGCAGCGGAGGCGGCGTGGGACGCCGGCCGGCGGGGAGAGCTAGGGCCTCTCGTTCGGCCGGGACGCGGCGCCCCGGCGGAGGCATCGGAAGCCGGCCGGTCCGGTCCGGGGGCGCCGGAGTTGTCCGACCCGGCCGATACGCTCGGCCCTATGGCTATCGACACGTCCGCGGAATCCCCTCTGCCGGTCGGCGAGGTGTCACGGCTCATCGGCGGCTGGATCGACCGGCTCGGGGCGGTCTGGGTGGAGGGACAGATCACCCAGCTGTCGCGGCGTCCGGGCGCCGGTGTCGTCTTCCTGACGCTGCGCGACCCGTCGTACGACATCTCGGTGGGTGTCACCTGCTTCCGGCAGGTCTTCGACGCCGTCGCCGACGTGGTGGCCGAGGGCGCCCGGGTCGTCGTGCACGCCAAGCCGGAGTGGTACGCGCCGCGGGGGCAGCTGTCGCTGCGGGCGGTCGAGATAAGGCCGGTCGGCATCGGTGAACTGCTGGCCAGGCTGGAGCAGTTGAAGCGGTCGCTCGGCGCGGAGGGGCTGTTCGCGCCGGACCGCAAGAAGTCGCTCCCGTTCCTGCCGCACCGGGTGGGCCTGGTCTGCGGGCGGGCCTCGGCGGCCGAGCGGGACGTGCTGGAGAACGCGCGCAGGCGCTGGCCGCACGTCCGCTTCGAGGTGCGCAACGTGGCCGTGCAGGGGGTGCACGCCGTGGCGCAGGTGGTCCAGGCCGTCAAGGAGCTGGACGCGCTGGACGACGTGGACGTGATCATCGTGGCGCGCGGCGGGGGCAGCGTCGAGGACCTGCTGCCGTTCTCCGACGAGCAGTTGGTGCGCGCGGTGGCGGCGTGTTCGACGCCGGTCGTCTCCGCGATCGGTCACGAGCCCGACTCGCCGCTGCTGGACCTGGTCGCCGACCTGCGCGCCTCCACACCGACCGACGCGGCCAAGAAGGTCGTCCCGGACGTGGGTGAGGAGCTGGTCCGGGTACGGCAGTTGCGGGACCGGGCGCTGCGCACCGTGCAGGGGTTGCTGGACAGGGAGGAGCGGGGTCTCGCTCACGCGCTCGCCAGGCCCTGCATGGAGCAGCCCCAGCGGATGGTGGACGAGCGCGCGGCCGAGGTCGACGCTCTGGTCGCCCGGAGCCGGCGCGTCCTCGGCCATCTGCTGGACCGCGCCGACTCGGAGCTGTCGCACACCCGGGCGCGGGTCGTCTCGCTGTCGCCAGCGGCGACGCTCGAGCGGGGATACGCGGTGCTGCAGCGCGCCGACGGGGCGGTGGTGCGCTCGCCGGACGAGGTCACCGCGGGGGACCCGCTGAGGGCGCGCGTCGCGGAGGGCGAGTTCTCGGTGCGGGTCGGCGAGTGACGTCCGCGGTGCGCGCCGGTTCTGTTGTCGTTTCTCATACATAGGGTGGATCGCATGGCTGCCAAGACGGAAGAGGCCGCGCTCGGTTACGAGCAGGCCCGTGACGAGCTGATCGAGGTCGTGCGCCGGCTGGAGGCCGGCGGCACCACGCTCGAGGAGTCGCTTGCGCTGTGGGAGCGCGGCGAGGAGCTGGCGAAGGTGTGCCGGCACTGGCTCGAAGGCGCGCGGGCGCGCCTGGACGCGGCGCTGGCCAAGCCGGACGAGGACGGGGCGGCCGACGGCGGATGAGGCAGCGGGCGGGGCGGCCCGATGTGAGGACGGACACATTCCGCATGTAGTTGAAATTTAATTCACTGCGCCCCGGTTGGCAGCCTCCGTAAGGCTTTTTCATGCACGCGGAAGGTACGCCCCATGTCCCTCGTTCTTGACCCCGTCGCCCAGGACCTCCTCTTCCGTGAGGCCCGTACCGCCAACACGTTCACCGACGAGCCGGTGACCGAGGAGCAGGTCCAGGCGATCTACGACCTGGTCAAGTTCGGTCCGACCGCCTTCAACCAGAGCCCGCTGCGCGTGGTGCTGGTCCGCTCCGACGAGGCCCGCGAGCGCCTCGTCGGCCACATGGCCGAGGGCAACCAGGCGAAGACCGCTTCCGCCCCGCTGGTCGCGATCCTGGCGGCCGACAACGAGTTCCACGAGGAGCTGCCGTCGCTGCTGCCGCACTTCCCGCAGGCCAAGGACATGTTCTTCAGCGAGCGCCCGGTCCGCGAGCAGGCCGCCGGCCTGAACGCCGCCCTGCAGGCCGCGTACTTCATCGTCGGCGTGCGCGCCGCCGGCCTGGCCGCCGGCCCGATGACGGGCTACGACGCCGCCGGCATCCAGAAGGAGTTCCTGGACGACGACCACGCCCCGCTGATGGTCGTGAACATCGGCAAGCCGGGTGACGACGCCTGGTTCCCGCGCTCCCCGCGCCTGTCGTACGAGGACGTCGTCACCACCGTCTGAGCGACGCGCCTCCACGGGCCCGCACAGGCACACGCGGGCCCCGCAGAGCACACGAAGGCCGCCGCACCCACCCGGGTGCGGCGGCCTTCGCCGTACGAGCCGCGGCCGCGCCGCGCGCGGCTCGCGTTCCCGGCGGTCAGGACCCGGCGGAGGGCTTCGCCGACGGGGTGGGCGAAGCCGTGCCGGCGTGCTCCCCGGCCTTGAGCGCCGCCGCCATCTCGGCGAGCCGCTCCGGCCCCGCCGTGCCGGTGACCACCGTCGTCGCGCTGTCGTCCGTCAGCACCAGGGCGTCGTACTTCGGCCCGTCCCAGAACTGCCAGGCCCGCCCGGCCACCTGCTCGGTCCGCTCCGTCCTGACGGCGTCGTGCGTGACCTCCCGGACGTACTTGTCGGCCGGCCGGGCCGTGGACTGCTCCACCGCCACGTACTGGTCCTGGGGGTCGAGGAAGCCGAGGTGCCAGGCGTGGGCCTTCTCCCGCTCGAACGTCACCGAGGTGGCCCGCCACCCCTTGTCCAGCCCGTCGGGTGCCACCACCGGGTACGGGGCGGCACGCTGCGCCGTCACCAGTTCGACGCGGTAGTCGACCGTCCTGATCGGATCGGCGTTCTCGTCGTGCGGAACGAGCATGTAGATGCCCGCCACGACGACGCCGATCACCGCCATGGACTGGAACATGCCCCGGATCGTCTGCTTGCCTCGCATACCTGCCACGTCCACCATGTTCGCATCCGGCAGGTCTGCTCATCCGTGGCCCCCTCTGCTCAATATGTCGACGTACCGATAGAGTCGCCCCACCCTCTTTATTTACGGCCGTCGTCGTACAGAAAGGTGCGCTCCGATGACCGAGAATCATCTGCCGTCCCAGCTCGAGGTCTCCCCCGAGGCCCCCGACCGCAACCTCGCCCTGGAGCTCGTCCGGGTCACCGAGGCCGCCGCCATGGCCGCCGGCCGCTGGGTCGGGCGTGGTGAGAAGAACGGCGCCGACGGCGCCGCGGTCAAGGCCATGCGGACCCTCGTCTCCACCGTCTCGATGAACGGCGTCGTCGTCATCGGAGAAGGCGAGAAGGACGAGGCCCCGATGCTGTTCAACGGCGAGCGGATCGGCGACGGGACCGGCGCCGAGTGCGACATCGCCGTCGACCCGATCGACGGAACCACGCTGACGGCCAAGGGCATGCCCAACGCCATCGCCGTCCTCGCCGCCGCCGACCGCGGCACCATGTTCGACCCGTCCGCCGTCTTCTACATGGACAAACTGGTCACCGGCCCCGAGGCCGCCGACTACGTCGACATCAACGCCCCCGTGTCCGTCAACATCCGGCGGGTCGCCAAGGCGAAGCACTCCTCGCCCGAGGACGTCACGGTCGTCATCCTCGACCGCCCCGCCACGAGGGGATCGTCAGGGAGATCCGCGAGACCGGAGCGCGGATCAAGTTCATCTCGGACGGCGACGTCGCCGGCTCGATCATGGCCGTCAAGGAGGGCACCGGCGTCGACCTGCTGCTGGGCATCGGCGGTACGCCCGAGGGCATCATCTCGGCGTGTGCCATCAAGTGCCTGGGCGGCGTGATCCAGGGCAAGCTGTGGCCGAAGGACGACGACGAGCGGCAGCGCGCGATCGACGCGGGCCACGACCTCGACCGCGTCCTGAGCACCGACGACCTGGTCTCCGGCGAGAACGTCTTCTTCGTCGCCACCGGCATCACGGACGGCGAGCTGCTGCGTGGCGTCCGCTACCGCGCGGAGACCGCGATCACCCAGTCCCTGGTGATGCGCTCCAAGTCGGGCACCATCCGGCAGATCGACTCCACCCACCGGCTGTCGAAGCTCCGGGCGTACAGCCAGATCGACTTCGACCGCGCGCAGTAGCCCTCGGGCCGGCGTCGCCGGCCGAGAGCAGACAAGCGGAAGGGGCGCCCTATGTGCGGGGGCGCCCCGTTTCCGTGCCGTCGTCCGGGTCAGGCCGCCGAAGCGGACTTCTTCACCTCGACGTCGCGCCGCCTGCGACGGGCCAGCACCACGCGGCGCTCCGCCGCGGTGAGGCCGCCCCACACGCCGTACGGCTCGGGCTGGAGCAGTGCGTGCTCCCGGCACTCCACCATCACCGGGCAACGGGCGCAGACCCTCTTCGCCGCCTCCTCACGCGACAGCCGCTCGGCCGTCGGCTCCTTGGAGGGCGCGAAGAACAGTCCCGCCTCGTCCCGGCGGCACACCGCCTCCGCGTGCCAGGGACCTGCCTGGTCCTCCCGGGCAGGAATGCGCTGGTGCGGCACGGCGGCCACCTGCAGGGACTGATGCGGCAGTTGCAGCACGGTCTACTCCTGACGACGGGATTCGCGAGCGAGAGACGATGCAGCAGTCCCTACCCGCTGTGCGCACGCCTATGCACTGAGTGGCACTGAGTTCCGACGCACGGAATTGCGGATCGGCGCGTGCGACGCGAAAGCGCCCCCAAGGCCCCGCCGCGCGCGACGGTGGCCGGCCGTCGCCGGTGAACCCGTCAGCGCAGGTGTTTGCGCAGCCGGTCGTGGAGATCGGAGATCCGCCGGCCGCGCTTCGGCTTCGCCTCGACATTGCCGAAAATCGTGTAGCCGTTGACGACGACCACCGGCGCCTCGGGATCCGCGGCCTCCAGCGTCACCACCTCGAAGTTCCCGAAGATGCCGGTCCCGCTGCCGCGCAGGGAGATGTTCTCGGGGACGCGCACCTCGACGTTGCCGAAGATCGAGGTCGCGTTGATCACGGAGAGCCGCTGCCCGTAGAGCGCCTCGGTGAGGTCGATCTCGATGTTCCCGAAGAGCGAGAAGGCGTTCGTCCTGCGCCCCACGCGCCAACGACCCTTGCGGGTCGAGCTGGAGAAGACGGCGACGAGGTTCTCCGCCGGGCCGCCCGGGTCCGCCCCGTCGTCGTAGACGCGAGCGGCGGCGTCGTCGGACCGCCGGCCGGAGGCGGGCAGGTCCCGCACGATCGGTTCCAACTCGCCCACGGTCTTGGCCCGGTAGACCGCGTCGATGCGCTCCGAATGCTCCTCGGCGTCCAGCCGGCCCTCGGCCAGGGCGTCGCGGAGGATGTCCGCGATCCGGTCGCGGTCGGCGTCGGAGGCACGGATGGCGCCACCCGGGTCCAGCGGGGCGGCCGGCTTCTGGGGCTCCCCGCGGCCGGAGGCCGCTGAATCATGCTTGTCGAGGTCCACGGCACCAGCCTAGCGAAACGCGATAGATCGCGACTAGTGGCCCACGCCGTTCCGGACGAAGGCGGCCACCCGCCCGGACGCCGGCCGTCACGCGCGCCGCCACCGA
Coding sequences within it:
- a CDS encoding WhiB family transcriptional regulator: MLQLPHQSLQVAAVPHQRIPAREDQAGPWHAEAVCRRDEAGLFFAPSKEPTAERLSREEAAKRVCARCPVMVECREHALLQPEPYGVWGGLTAAERRVVLARRRRRDVEVKKSASAA
- a CDS encoding APC family permease yields the protein MRRATTQETGPGEVPGGGELRRTLGFRDLVVYGLLFIAPMAPVGVFGTLDAKSGGAVALVYVVATVAMAFTAMSYAQMVRVAPQAGSVFTYARKGLGEGAGFVAGWMAMLDYLLIPAVAYLFSGIAMEALVPQIDRWVWTAIAVVVTTLLNLWGVRTAARVGFAVLAAEILVLLVFVVSAVTVLARDGAQRGWLTPLTGDSGFSAAAVLGAVSVAVLSFLGFDAIASFAEEVTGGSRQVARAVLFCLALAGVLFVVQTYLVALLEPVPSTQLAAEPARQGSAFYDAVDASVGTWLHDLVAVSKAVGAAFAALAGQAAAGRLLFAMARERRLPRMLARTDSGVPRLALLVAATVTMVAAVWAARRADGLDHLVSVVDVGALTAFVLLHASVVGWFVVRRQDGPPDRLRHLVVPVLGAGVLIAVIVEAARSAQVVGAVWLGIGLIVSAVQRRRRGTPAGGES
- the ppgK gene encoding polyphosphate--glucose phosphotransferase; amino-acid sequence: MNVFGVDIGGSGIKGAPVDLDRGDLAQERHKVLTPQPSTPDAVADGVAEVVGHFGWTGPVGITFPGVVTSGVTRTAANVNKGWIDQDAASLLSGRLGGLPVTILNDADAAGVAEMTFGAGRGRKGTVIMLTFGTGIGSALFVDGRLVPNTELGHLELGGHDAEKRASTKAKEDADLTWQHWARRVQKYLAHVEMLFSPELFIVGGGVSRKADKFLPLIEGVRAEIVPAELQNNAGIVGAAMAAAGR
- a CDS encoding exodeoxyribonuclease VII small subunit; the encoded protein is MAAKTEEAALGYEQARDELIEVVRRLEAGGTTLEESLALWERGEELAKVCRHWLEGARARLDAALAKPDEDGAADGG
- a CDS encoding DUF4245 domain-containing protein; amino-acid sequence: MRGKQTIRGMFQSMAVIGVVVAGIYMLVPHDENADPIRTVDYRVELVTAQRAAPYPVVAPDGLDKGWRATSVTFEREKAHAWHLGFLDPQDQYVAVEQSTARPADKYVREVTHDAVRTERTEQVAGRAWQFWDGPKYDALVLTDDSATTVVTGTAGPERLAEMAAALKAGEHAGTASPTPSAKPSAGS
- the xseA gene encoding exodeoxyribonuclease VII large subunit; this translates as MAIDTSAESPLPVGEVSRLIGGWIDRLGAVWVEGQITQLSRRPGAGVVFLTLRDPSYDISVGVTCFRQVFDAVADVVAEGARVVVHAKPEWYAPRGQLSLRAVEIRPVGIGELLARLEQLKRSLGAEGLFAPDRKKSLPFLPHRVGLVCGRASAAERDVLENARRRWPHVRFEVRNVAVQGVHAVAQVVQAVKELDALDDVDVIIVARGGGSVEDLLPFSDEQLVRAVAACSTPVVSAIGHEPDSPLLDLVADLRASTPTDAAKKVVPDVGEELVRVRQLRDRALRTVQGLLDREERGLAHALARPCMEQPQRMVDERAAEVDALVARSRRVLGHLLDRADSELSHTRARVVSLSPAATLERGYAVLQRADGAVVRSPDEVTAGDPLRARVAEGEFSVRVGE
- a CDS encoding DUF6542 domain-containing protein, encoding MYPVPARPPRPVPPLVLALRRLPNPRLTGLGAGLFAAATMLALGALDELLFDGSAIFYGLMFLPVSALTALWVREADLVSAPIIVPIAFTVGIVPLSGGSGGFGGQTMAVVTALAVHAGWLYGGTLVAGVITCVRKVRTMTRRHRRGRGPQGPGRRG
- a CDS encoding 4-hydroxy-3-methylbut-2-enyl diphosphate reductase, with protein sequence MTATPPARRVLLAAPRGYCAGVDRAVIAVEKALEQYGSPIYVRHEIVHNKYVVQTLEKKGAIFVDETAEVPEGSIVMFSAHGVAPTVHEEAAERRLATIDATCPLVTKVHKEAVRFAQEDYDILLIGHEGHEEVIGTSGEAPDHITLVDGPEDVANVEVRNPDKVVWLSQTTLSVDETMETVGALKTKFPGLISPPSDDICYATQNRQIAVKQMGAEADLVIVVGSKNSSNSVRLVEVALGAGARGAHLVDFADEIEEAWLDGVSTVGVTSGASVPEVLVEGVLEWLSQRGFEDVEIVKAAEESITFSLPKELRRDLRAEAAAMSADPSGQ
- a CDS encoding DUF1707 domain-containing protein, coding for MDPGGAIRASDADRDRIADILRDALAEGRLDAEEHSERIDAVYRAKTVGELEPIVRDLPASGRRSDDAAARVYDDGADPGGPAENLVAVFSSSTRKGRWRVGRRTNAFSLFGNIEIDLTEALYGQRLSVINATSIFGNVEVRVPENISLRGSGTGIFGNFEVVTLEAADPEAPVVVVNGYTIFGNVEAKPKRGRRISDLHDRLRKHLR
- a CDS encoding malonic semialdehyde reductase, coding for MSLVLDPVAQDLLFREARTANTFTDEPVTEEQVQAIYDLVKFGPTAFNQSPLRVVLVRSDEARERLVGHMAEGNQAKTASAPLVAILAADNEFHEELPSLLPHFPQAKDMFFSERPVREQAAGLNAALQAAYFIVGVRAAGLAAGPMTGYDAAGIQKEFLDDDHAPLMVVNIGKPGDDAWFPRSPRLSYEDVVTTV